The bacterium genome window below encodes:
- the cobO gene encoding cob(I)yrinic acid a,c-diamide adenosyltransferase, with protein sequence MASPPRGLIMVNTGDGKGKSTSSFGLAMRAVGQGFRVFLIQFIKGTWKTGEAEAAKRLAPELVVRTGLGDGFTWITQDPDQDGATSREIWKLAREAIESGEYRLVIMDEINVAMDLGQLDIGEVVSVLKNRDPALHVMLTGRGAPQEIIDCADLVTEMRKIKHPFDQGIYAQRGIEF encoded by the coding sequence ATGGCTTCTCCGCCGCGCGGCCTGATCATGGTGAACACCGGGGACGGGAAAGGAAAATCCACCTCTTCCTTCGGCCTCGCCATGCGGGCGGTCGGGCAGGGCTTCCGCGTCTTCCTGATCCAGTTCATCAAGGGCACATGGAAAACCGGCGAGGCGGAGGCCGCCAAGCGGCTCGCCCCCGAGCTGGTCGTCCGCACCGGCCTGGGGGACGGCTTCACCTGGATCACCCAGGACCCGGATCAGGACGGGGCCACCTCACGGGAGATATGGAAGCTGGCGCGCGAGGCCATCGAATCCGGCGAATACCGGCTGGTGATCATGGACGAGATCAACGTCGCGATGGACCTGGGTCAGCTCGATATCGGCGAGGTGGTTTCCGTGCTGAAAAACCGCGACCCCGCGCTTCACGTCATGCTGACCGGGCGCGGCGCCCCGCAGGAGATCATCGACTGCGCCGACCTCGTCACCGAGATGCGGAAGATCAAACACCCCTTCGATCAGGGCATCTACGCGCAGCGGGGAATCGAGTTCTGA
- a CDS encoding VOC family protein — translation MPRISLLQHFSIYCRELEPMHAFYAKVLGMKELPRPHFPFPGHWLEAGPGHHIHLSKLHEGHITHSISDNEDGYTDHHFGLVTDDLEGMKSRLRENAVAFHDEPYGYPQIFFRDPENNLIEVASEKMFAE, via the coding sequence TGCCGCGAGCTGGAGCCGATGCATGCGTTTTATGCGAAGGTTCTGGGCATGAAGGAACTGCCCCGGCCGCACTTTCCGTTTCCCGGCCACTGGCTCGAAGCCGGACCGGGCCACCACATCCATCTCTCCAAGCTGCACGAGGGCCACATCACCCATTCCATCAGCGACAACGAGGACGGCTACACCGATCATCATTTCGGCCTTGTGACCGACGATCTGGAGGGGATGAAAAGCCGGCTGCGCGAAAACGCGGTTGCCTTCCACGATGAGCCCTACGGGTATCCGCAGATCTTTTTCCGCGACCCGGAGAATAACCTGATCGAGGTCGCATCCGAGAAAATGTTCGCCGAATAA